A genomic window from Solanum dulcamara chromosome 11, daSolDulc1.2, whole genome shotgun sequence includes:
- the LOC129872418 gene encoding probable LRR receptor-like serine/threonine-protein kinase RFK1 isoform X3 encodes MEKVAIGTLKGISLPGVLPPELVKLPYIQKVDFAYNYLSGSIPTEWASTQLNSISVLVNRLSGEIPKELGNITSLTYINLEGNQFSGIIPDELGKLINLKALLLSSNQLEGELPVSLSGLVNLADFRISDNNLSGPIPDFIEKWKQLTKLELHATGLEGPIPSSISLLSMLTDLRISDLKGPMHEFPPLINMTDLEILVLRNCNLSGVIPGYIWKLKTIQTLDVSFNKLMGTIPDDISARSMLKFVFLSGNMLSGDIPSSILKNGINVDLSYNNFTWQGPEQPACRQNTNYYINLYKSSAAAGTLKNVLPCTEDVTCPRYGCSLHVNCGGNDVAVKENNRLIDYDGDAQVEGGSARNFRSDKYWGFSSTGDFMDDDNDQNTRFIETIPSTDLSELYSRARVSPLSLTYFRYCLENGSYNVSLHFAEIIFKEDSTYNSLGRRVFDIYIQEKLVWKDFNIEEEARGVQRPVIRYFNATVTDSVLEIRFYWAGKGTVRIPLRGHYGSLISAISVDSTFKFCSNKDRKTTIIYVIVGVLAACITFFVLSILWWKGCLCRKSKRKDLNGVELQMVYFTLKQIKTATKNFDASNKIGEGGFGPVYKGQLLDGTLVAVKQLSSQSKQGNREFLNEISMISCLQHPNLVKLHGCCIEADQLLLVYEYLDNNSLASVLFGKLPYSSLCRNPVNPWVKIFSGEFSGSENSRLNLDWPTRFKICLGIARGLAFLHEESSVKIVHRDIKATNVLLDGQLNPKISDFGLARLTEEEKTHISTRVAGTIGYMAPEYALWGYLTDKADVYSFGVVLLEIVSGKNNNNYMPSNNSICLLDWACHLQQSRGIEELIDQRLGSDINKQEVESIVKVALMCTSATPSLRPIMSEVVSMLEGRIAIPDEIPEATNYSNDLRFKAMKDFHEERQNQKLIESQTQNTITIRTDMGSSSASTTNMFDSVQFPDQTDT; translated from the exons ATGGAGAAAGTAGCTATTGG TACTCTTAAGGGTATAAGTCTTCCTGGAGTTCTTCCACCTGAACTGGTAAAGCTTCCTTACATTCAAAAAGT TGATTTTGCATACAATTACCTCAGCGGTAGTATACCAACCGAATGGGCGTCAACCCAGTTAAATTCCAT CTCTGTTCTTGTGAACCGGTTGTCAGGGGAAATACCGAAGGAACTGGGAAACATTACCAGCCTTACCTATAT AAACCTTGAAGGAAACCAATTTTCAGGCATTATTCCTGATGAACTAGGGAAATTGATAAACTTAAAGGCGCT GTTATTGTCCTCCAACCAACTGGAGGGAGAGCTGCCAGTGTCACTCTCTGGACTTGTAAATTTAGCAGATTT TAGGATAAGCGATAACAATCTCAGTGGGCCAATTCCAGATTTTATAGAGAAATGGAAACAACTAACAAAATT AGAGCTGCATGCCACCGGTTTAGAGGGTCCCATTCCATCAAGCATATCTCTTCTCAGTATGTTAACCGATCT GAGGATTAGCGACTTAAAAGGACCAATGCATGAATTTCCTCCTCTTATTAACATGACAGACCTAGAGATACT GGTATTGAGAAACTGCAACCTTTCTGGAGTAATTCCAGGATATATTTGGAAACTGAAAACTATACAAACATT GGATGTTAGTTTCAATAAGCTCATGGGAACAATTCCGGATGACATAAGTGCAAGAAGTATGCTTAAATTTGT GTTTTTATCTGGTAACATGCTCAGTGGAGATATACCTTCCTCAATCCTGAAGAACGGAATAAATGT TGATCTTTCCTACAATAACTTTACTTGGCAAGGCCCTGAACAACCAGCTTGTCGGCAAAACAC GAATTATTACATAAACCTGTACAAGAGCTCTGCAGCTGCAGGGACTCT TAAGAACGTTCTTCCGTGTACAGAGGATGTAACTTGTCCAAGAT ATGGGTGTTCCTTGCATGTGAATTGTGGAGGAAATGATGTTGCTGTTAAAGAGAACAATAGACTAATTGATTATGACGGAGATGCTCAGGTTGAAGGTGGTTCTGCAAGAAATTTCCGCAGTGATAAGTACTGGGGATTTAGTAGCACCGGAGACTTCATGGATGATGATAATGATCAGAATACACGTTTTATTGAGACTATACCATCAACTGACCTGTCTGAACTGTATAGTAGAGCAAGGGTTTCTCCACTTTCGCTTACTTATTTCCGTTACTGCTTGGAGAATGGGAGTTATAATGTTAGTCTGCACTTTGCTGAGATAATATTTAAAGAAGACAGTACATATAACAGTCTCGGAAGGCGTGTCTTTGATATATATATCCAG gAGAAACTAGTTTGGAAAGACTTTAATATTGAAGAGGAAGCTCGTGGAGTCCAAAGGCCTGTGATCAGATACTTTAATGCTACTGTAACAGATAGTGTCTTGGAGATCCGATTTTATTGGGCTGGCAAGGGCACTGTCCGCATTCCACTTAGGGGACATTATGGTTCACTGATATCAGCTATCTCGGTTGACTCAA CTTTCAAATTCTGTTCAAACAAGGACAGAAAGACCACAAtaatttatgttattgttgGAGTTTTGGCTGCATGTATCACATTTTTCGTACTGAGCATACTTTGGTGGAAAGGCTGTCTATGtagaaaaagtaaaagaaaag ATCTCAATGGTGTAGAGCTGCAGATGGTTTATTTTACTCTGAAACAAATAAAAACTGCCACTAAAAACTTTGATGCTTCAAACAAGATTGGCGAAGGTGGTTTTGGTCCTGTTTACAAG GGTCAATTACTTGATGGTACATTAGTTGCAGTGAAGCAGCTCTCCTCTCAATCAAAGCAAGGCAACCGTGAATTCTTGAATGAGATTAGCATGATATCCTGTTTGCAACACCCCAAtctggttaagcttcatggatGCTGTATCGAAGCAGACCAGTTACTGCTTGTATATGAATACTTGGATAACAATAGCCTTGCTAGCGTTTTGTTTGGTAAGCTTCCATATTCCTCTTTATGTAGAAATCCTGTTAACCCCTGGGTCAAGATTTTCAGTGGTGAATTTTCTGGTTCAGAGAACAGCCGATTGAATCTGGATTGGCCTACAAGGTTTAAAATCTGTCTCGGAATAGCAAGAGGTCTAGCTTTTCTACATGAGGAATCAAGCGTAAAAATTGTACACCGGGACATCAAAGCTACCAATGTGCTTCTGGATGGACAGCTAAATCCCAAAATCTCCGACTTTGGACTAGCTAGACTCACTGAAGAAGAGAAGACCCATATTAGTACTCGAGTTGCCGGAACAAT AGGATACATGGCACCAGAATATGCGCTCTGGGGCTATTTGACTGACAAGGCAGATGTTTACAGCTTTGGAGTTGTTCTTTTGGAAATCGTCAGTGGAaagaacaacaataactacATGCCGAGCAACAATAGCATTTGTCTCTTAGATTGG GCCTGTCACTTGCAACAAAGCAGGGGTATAGAGGAGCTCATAGATCAGAGATTGGGGTCTGATATTAACAAACAAGAAGTGGAAAGCATAGTAAAAGTGGCACTCATGTGCACTAGTGCCACTCCTTCACTCAGGCCTATCATGTCCGAGGTAGTGTCTATGCTTGAAGGACGAATCGCTATTCCAGATGAAATTCCAGAGGCAACCAATTATTCCAATGATCTGAGGTTTAAAGCCATGAAAGATTTTCATGAAGAGAGGCAAAATCAGAAGCTAATTGAAAGCCAAACTCAAAACACCATAACTATTCGAACTGACATGGGCTCTTCTTCTGCATCTACAACTAATATGTTCGATTCAGTTCAGTTTCCAGATCAAACGGACACATAA
- the LOC129872418 gene encoding probable LRR receptor-like serine/threonine-protein kinase RFK1 isoform X2: protein MLPLKRAVLSWILAVNYFMLLNLGDSRRVAQEEVNIMEQIAITMGATQWKFNGESCQIEAVRVIADQPSWSETDVVCNCSIGNDTACHIVAITLKGISLPGVLPPELVKLPYIQKVDFAYNYLSGSIPTEWASTQLNSISVLVNRLSGEIPKELGNITSLTYINLEGNQFSGIIPDELGKLINLKALLLSSNQLEGELPVSLSGLVNLADFRISDNNLSGPIPDFIEKWKQLTKLELHATGLEGPIPSSISLLSMLTDLRISDLKGPMHEFPPLINMTDLEILVLRNCNLSGVIPGYIWKLKTIQTLDVSFNKLMGTIPDDISARSMLKFVFLSGNMLSGDIPSSILKNGINVDLSYNNFTWQGPEQPACRQNTNYYINLYKSSAAAGTLKNVLPCTEDVTCPRYGCSLHVNCGGNDVAVKENNRLIDYDGDAQVEGGSARNFRSDKYWGFSSTGDFMDDDNDQNTRFIETIPSTDLSELYSRARVSPLSLTYFRYCLENGSYNVSLHFAEIIFKEDSTYNSLGRRVFDIYIQEKLVWKDFNIEEEARGVQRPVIRYFNATVTDSVLEIRFYWAGKGTVRIPLRGHYGSLISAISVDSTFKFCSNKDRKTTIIYVIVGVLAACITFFVLSILWWKGCLCRKSKRKDLNGVELQMVYFTLKQIKTATKNFDASNKIGEGGFGPVYKGQLLDGTLVAVKQLSSQSKQGNREFLNEISMISCLQHPNLVKLHGCCIEADQLLLVYEYLDNNSLASVLFENSRLNLDWPTRFKICLGIARGLAFLHEESSVKIVHRDIKATNVLLDGQLNPKISDFGLARLTEEEKTHISTRVAGTIGYMAPEYALWGYLTDKADVYSFGVVLLEIVSGKNNNNYMPSNNSICLLDWACHLQQSRGIEELIDQRLGSDINKQEVESIVKVALMCTSATPSLRPIMSEVVSMLEGRIAIPDEIPEATNYSNDLRFKAMKDFHEERQNQKLIESQTQNTITIRTDMGSSSASTTNMFDSVQFPDQTDT, encoded by the exons atgttgccACTAAAAAGAGCTGTTCTTTCATGGATTCTTGCAGTGAACTACTTCATGTTGTTGaatttgggtgattcaagaAGAGTTGCTCAAGAAGAAG TGAACATTATGGAACAAATCGCCATTACAATGGGAGCAACACAATGGAAGTTCAATGGTGAATCGTGCCAGATTGAAGCAGTCAGGGTGATAGCTGATCAGCCAAGTTGGTCTGAAACTGATGTTGTGTGCAACTGCAGTATAGGAAATGATACTGCCTGCCACATAGTAGCTAT TACTCTTAAGGGTATAAGTCTTCCTGGAGTTCTTCCACCTGAACTGGTAAAGCTTCCTTACATTCAAAAAGT TGATTTTGCATACAATTACCTCAGCGGTAGTATACCAACCGAATGGGCGTCAACCCAGTTAAATTCCAT CTCTGTTCTTGTGAACCGGTTGTCAGGGGAAATACCGAAGGAACTGGGAAACATTACCAGCCTTACCTATAT AAACCTTGAAGGAAACCAATTTTCAGGCATTATTCCTGATGAACTAGGGAAATTGATAAACTTAAAGGCGCT GTTATTGTCCTCCAACCAACTGGAGGGAGAGCTGCCAGTGTCACTCTCTGGACTTGTAAATTTAGCAGATTT TAGGATAAGCGATAACAATCTCAGTGGGCCAATTCCAGATTTTATAGAGAAATGGAAACAACTAACAAAATT AGAGCTGCATGCCACCGGTTTAGAGGGTCCCATTCCATCAAGCATATCTCTTCTCAGTATGTTAACCGATCT GAGGATTAGCGACTTAAAAGGACCAATGCATGAATTTCCTCCTCTTATTAACATGACAGACCTAGAGATACT GGTATTGAGAAACTGCAACCTTTCTGGAGTAATTCCAGGATATATTTGGAAACTGAAAACTATACAAACATT GGATGTTAGTTTCAATAAGCTCATGGGAACAATTCCGGATGACATAAGTGCAAGAAGTATGCTTAAATTTGT GTTTTTATCTGGTAACATGCTCAGTGGAGATATACCTTCCTCAATCCTGAAGAACGGAATAAATGT TGATCTTTCCTACAATAACTTTACTTGGCAAGGCCCTGAACAACCAGCTTGTCGGCAAAACAC GAATTATTACATAAACCTGTACAAGAGCTCTGCAGCTGCAGGGACTCT TAAGAACGTTCTTCCGTGTACAGAGGATGTAACTTGTCCAAGAT ATGGGTGTTCCTTGCATGTGAATTGTGGAGGAAATGATGTTGCTGTTAAAGAGAACAATAGACTAATTGATTATGACGGAGATGCTCAGGTTGAAGGTGGTTCTGCAAGAAATTTCCGCAGTGATAAGTACTGGGGATTTAGTAGCACCGGAGACTTCATGGATGATGATAATGATCAGAATACACGTTTTATTGAGACTATACCATCAACTGACCTGTCTGAACTGTATAGTAGAGCAAGGGTTTCTCCACTTTCGCTTACTTATTTCCGTTACTGCTTGGAGAATGGGAGTTATAATGTTAGTCTGCACTTTGCTGAGATAATATTTAAAGAAGACAGTACATATAACAGTCTCGGAAGGCGTGTCTTTGATATATATATCCAG gAGAAACTAGTTTGGAAAGACTTTAATATTGAAGAGGAAGCTCGTGGAGTCCAAAGGCCTGTGATCAGATACTTTAATGCTACTGTAACAGATAGTGTCTTGGAGATCCGATTTTATTGGGCTGGCAAGGGCACTGTCCGCATTCCACTTAGGGGACATTATGGTTCACTGATATCAGCTATCTCGGTTGACTCAA CTTTCAAATTCTGTTCAAACAAGGACAGAAAGACCACAAtaatttatgttattgttgGAGTTTTGGCTGCATGTATCACATTTTTCGTACTGAGCATACTTTGGTGGAAAGGCTGTCTATGtagaaaaagtaaaagaaaag ATCTCAATGGTGTAGAGCTGCAGATGGTTTATTTTACTCTGAAACAAATAAAAACTGCCACTAAAAACTTTGATGCTTCAAACAAGATTGGCGAAGGTGGTTTTGGTCCTGTTTACAAG GGTCAATTACTTGATGGTACATTAGTTGCAGTGAAGCAGCTCTCCTCTCAATCAAAGCAAGGCAACCGTGAATTCTTGAATGAGATTAGCATGATATCCTGTTTGCAACACCCCAAtctggttaagcttcatggatGCTGTATCGAAGCAGACCAGTTACTGCTTGTATATGAATACTTGGATAACAATAGCCTTGCTAGCGTTTTGTTTG AGAACAGCCGATTGAATCTGGATTGGCCTACAAGGTTTAAAATCTGTCTCGGAATAGCAAGAGGTCTAGCTTTTCTACATGAGGAATCAAGCGTAAAAATTGTACACCGGGACATCAAAGCTACCAATGTGCTTCTGGATGGACAGCTAAATCCCAAAATCTCCGACTTTGGACTAGCTAGACTCACTGAAGAAGAGAAGACCCATATTAGTACTCGAGTTGCCGGAACAAT AGGATACATGGCACCAGAATATGCGCTCTGGGGCTATTTGACTGACAAGGCAGATGTTTACAGCTTTGGAGTTGTTCTTTTGGAAATCGTCAGTGGAaagaacaacaataactacATGCCGAGCAACAATAGCATTTGTCTCTTAGATTGG GCCTGTCACTTGCAACAAAGCAGGGGTATAGAGGAGCTCATAGATCAGAGATTGGGGTCTGATATTAACAAACAAGAAGTGGAAAGCATAGTAAAAGTGGCACTCATGTGCACTAGTGCCACTCCTTCACTCAGGCCTATCATGTCCGAGGTAGTGTCTATGCTTGAAGGACGAATCGCTATTCCAGATGAAATTCCAGAGGCAACCAATTATTCCAATGATCTGAGGTTTAAAGCCATGAAAGATTTTCATGAAGAGAGGCAAAATCAGAAGCTAATTGAAAGCCAAACTCAAAACACCATAACTATTCGAACTGACATGGGCTCTTCTTCTGCATCTACAACTAATATGTTCGATTCAGTTCAGTTTCCAGATCAAACGGACACATAA
- the LOC129872418 gene encoding probable LRR receptor-like serine/threonine-protein kinase RFK1 isoform X1: MLPLKRAVLSWILAVNYFMLLNLGDSRRVAQEEVNIMEQIAITMGATQWKFNGESCQIEAVRVIADQPSWSETDVVCNCSIGNDTACHIVAITLKGISLPGVLPPELVKLPYIQKVDFAYNYLSGSIPTEWASTQLNSISVLVNRLSGEIPKELGNITSLTYINLEGNQFSGIIPDELGKLINLKALLLSSNQLEGELPVSLSGLVNLADFRISDNNLSGPIPDFIEKWKQLTKLELHATGLEGPIPSSISLLSMLTDLRISDLKGPMHEFPPLINMTDLEILVLRNCNLSGVIPGYIWKLKTIQTLDVSFNKLMGTIPDDISARSMLKFVFLSGNMLSGDIPSSILKNGINVDLSYNNFTWQGPEQPACRQNTNYYINLYKSSAAAGTLKNVLPCTEDVTCPRYGCSLHVNCGGNDVAVKENNRLIDYDGDAQVEGGSARNFRSDKYWGFSSTGDFMDDDNDQNTRFIETIPSTDLSELYSRARVSPLSLTYFRYCLENGSYNVSLHFAEIIFKEDSTYNSLGRRVFDIYIQEKLVWKDFNIEEEARGVQRPVIRYFNATVTDSVLEIRFYWAGKGTVRIPLRGHYGSLISAISVDSTFKFCSNKDRKTTIIYVIVGVLAACITFFVLSILWWKGCLCRKSKRKDLNGVELQMVYFTLKQIKTATKNFDASNKIGEGGFGPVYKGQLLDGTLVAVKQLSSQSKQGNREFLNEISMISCLQHPNLVKLHGCCIEADQLLLVYEYLDNNSLASVLFGKLPYSSLCRNPVNPWVKIFSGEFSGSENSRLNLDWPTRFKICLGIARGLAFLHEESSVKIVHRDIKATNVLLDGQLNPKISDFGLARLTEEEKTHISTRVAGTIGYMAPEYALWGYLTDKADVYSFGVVLLEIVSGKNNNNYMPSNNSICLLDWACHLQQSRGIEELIDQRLGSDINKQEVESIVKVALMCTSATPSLRPIMSEVVSMLEGRIAIPDEIPEATNYSNDLRFKAMKDFHEERQNQKLIESQTQNTITIRTDMGSSSASTTNMFDSVQFPDQTDT, encoded by the exons atgttgccACTAAAAAGAGCTGTTCTTTCATGGATTCTTGCAGTGAACTACTTCATGTTGTTGaatttgggtgattcaagaAGAGTTGCTCAAGAAGAAG TGAACATTATGGAACAAATCGCCATTACAATGGGAGCAACACAATGGAAGTTCAATGGTGAATCGTGCCAGATTGAAGCAGTCAGGGTGATAGCTGATCAGCCAAGTTGGTCTGAAACTGATGTTGTGTGCAACTGCAGTATAGGAAATGATACTGCCTGCCACATAGTAGCTAT TACTCTTAAGGGTATAAGTCTTCCTGGAGTTCTTCCACCTGAACTGGTAAAGCTTCCTTACATTCAAAAAGT TGATTTTGCATACAATTACCTCAGCGGTAGTATACCAACCGAATGGGCGTCAACCCAGTTAAATTCCAT CTCTGTTCTTGTGAACCGGTTGTCAGGGGAAATACCGAAGGAACTGGGAAACATTACCAGCCTTACCTATAT AAACCTTGAAGGAAACCAATTTTCAGGCATTATTCCTGATGAACTAGGGAAATTGATAAACTTAAAGGCGCT GTTATTGTCCTCCAACCAACTGGAGGGAGAGCTGCCAGTGTCACTCTCTGGACTTGTAAATTTAGCAGATTT TAGGATAAGCGATAACAATCTCAGTGGGCCAATTCCAGATTTTATAGAGAAATGGAAACAACTAACAAAATT AGAGCTGCATGCCACCGGTTTAGAGGGTCCCATTCCATCAAGCATATCTCTTCTCAGTATGTTAACCGATCT GAGGATTAGCGACTTAAAAGGACCAATGCATGAATTTCCTCCTCTTATTAACATGACAGACCTAGAGATACT GGTATTGAGAAACTGCAACCTTTCTGGAGTAATTCCAGGATATATTTGGAAACTGAAAACTATACAAACATT GGATGTTAGTTTCAATAAGCTCATGGGAACAATTCCGGATGACATAAGTGCAAGAAGTATGCTTAAATTTGT GTTTTTATCTGGTAACATGCTCAGTGGAGATATACCTTCCTCAATCCTGAAGAACGGAATAAATGT TGATCTTTCCTACAATAACTTTACTTGGCAAGGCCCTGAACAACCAGCTTGTCGGCAAAACAC GAATTATTACATAAACCTGTACAAGAGCTCTGCAGCTGCAGGGACTCT TAAGAACGTTCTTCCGTGTACAGAGGATGTAACTTGTCCAAGAT ATGGGTGTTCCTTGCATGTGAATTGTGGAGGAAATGATGTTGCTGTTAAAGAGAACAATAGACTAATTGATTATGACGGAGATGCTCAGGTTGAAGGTGGTTCTGCAAGAAATTTCCGCAGTGATAAGTACTGGGGATTTAGTAGCACCGGAGACTTCATGGATGATGATAATGATCAGAATACACGTTTTATTGAGACTATACCATCAACTGACCTGTCTGAACTGTATAGTAGAGCAAGGGTTTCTCCACTTTCGCTTACTTATTTCCGTTACTGCTTGGAGAATGGGAGTTATAATGTTAGTCTGCACTTTGCTGAGATAATATTTAAAGAAGACAGTACATATAACAGTCTCGGAAGGCGTGTCTTTGATATATATATCCAG gAGAAACTAGTTTGGAAAGACTTTAATATTGAAGAGGAAGCTCGTGGAGTCCAAAGGCCTGTGATCAGATACTTTAATGCTACTGTAACAGATAGTGTCTTGGAGATCCGATTTTATTGGGCTGGCAAGGGCACTGTCCGCATTCCACTTAGGGGACATTATGGTTCACTGATATCAGCTATCTCGGTTGACTCAA CTTTCAAATTCTGTTCAAACAAGGACAGAAAGACCACAAtaatttatgttattgttgGAGTTTTGGCTGCATGTATCACATTTTTCGTACTGAGCATACTTTGGTGGAAAGGCTGTCTATGtagaaaaagtaaaagaaaag ATCTCAATGGTGTAGAGCTGCAGATGGTTTATTTTACTCTGAAACAAATAAAAACTGCCACTAAAAACTTTGATGCTTCAAACAAGATTGGCGAAGGTGGTTTTGGTCCTGTTTACAAG GGTCAATTACTTGATGGTACATTAGTTGCAGTGAAGCAGCTCTCCTCTCAATCAAAGCAAGGCAACCGTGAATTCTTGAATGAGATTAGCATGATATCCTGTTTGCAACACCCCAAtctggttaagcttcatggatGCTGTATCGAAGCAGACCAGTTACTGCTTGTATATGAATACTTGGATAACAATAGCCTTGCTAGCGTTTTGTTTGGTAAGCTTCCATATTCCTCTTTATGTAGAAATCCTGTTAACCCCTGGGTCAAGATTTTCAGTGGTGAATTTTCTGGTTCAGAGAACAGCCGATTGAATCTGGATTGGCCTACAAGGTTTAAAATCTGTCTCGGAATAGCAAGAGGTCTAGCTTTTCTACATGAGGAATCAAGCGTAAAAATTGTACACCGGGACATCAAAGCTACCAATGTGCTTCTGGATGGACAGCTAAATCCCAAAATCTCCGACTTTGGACTAGCTAGACTCACTGAAGAAGAGAAGACCCATATTAGTACTCGAGTTGCCGGAACAAT AGGATACATGGCACCAGAATATGCGCTCTGGGGCTATTTGACTGACAAGGCAGATGTTTACAGCTTTGGAGTTGTTCTTTTGGAAATCGTCAGTGGAaagaacaacaataactacATGCCGAGCAACAATAGCATTTGTCTCTTAGATTGG GCCTGTCACTTGCAACAAAGCAGGGGTATAGAGGAGCTCATAGATCAGAGATTGGGGTCTGATATTAACAAACAAGAAGTGGAAAGCATAGTAAAAGTGGCACTCATGTGCACTAGTGCCACTCCTTCACTCAGGCCTATCATGTCCGAGGTAGTGTCTATGCTTGAAGGACGAATCGCTATTCCAGATGAAATTCCAGAGGCAACCAATTATTCCAATGATCTGAGGTTTAAAGCCATGAAAGATTTTCATGAAGAGAGGCAAAATCAGAAGCTAATTGAAAGCCAAACTCAAAACACCATAACTATTCGAACTGACATGGGCTCTTCTTCTGCATCTACAACTAATATGTTCGATTCAGTTCAGTTTCCAGATCAAACGGACACATAA